Proteins encoded by one window of Streptacidiphilus sp. PB12-B1b:
- the tal gene encoding transaldolase, with protein sequence MTDVPAHDPLADLSAAGVSVWLDDLSRELLAGGRLQELIDRRHVVGVTTNPTIFASALSKGERYNEQLQQLAADGADVDQAVFAITTTDVRTGCDVLRPVNERTDGVDGRVSIEVDPRLARDTEATIAQARALWEAVDRPNLFVKIPATVEGLAAITAVIAQGISVNVTLIFSLDRYRQVMDAYMNGLEQAREAGHDLTAIHSVASFFVSRVDTEVDARLDALATPEALALKGQAAVANARLAYEAFEQTTAQPRWQALAAAGARPQRPLWASTGVKNPAYPDTMYVSDLVAPGTVNTMPGSTLAAFADHGPAVSDTIQGSYPAARAHLAALADLGIDFDDVTETLEREGVTKFDTSWSELGDTVSRELHRTAR encoded by the coding sequence GTGACTGACGTACCCGCCCATGACCCGCTCGCCGACCTCTCCGCCGCGGGGGTGTCCGTGTGGCTGGACGACCTGTCACGCGAACTCCTGGCCGGCGGACGGCTCCAAGAGCTGATCGACCGCCGGCATGTCGTCGGGGTCACCACCAACCCCACGATCTTCGCGTCGGCCCTGTCCAAGGGAGAGCGCTACAACGAGCAGTTGCAGCAGCTGGCCGCTGACGGGGCCGACGTGGACCAGGCGGTGTTCGCCATCACCACCACCGACGTCCGCACCGGATGCGACGTGCTGCGCCCGGTGAACGAACGGACCGACGGGGTGGACGGCCGGGTCTCCATCGAGGTCGACCCGAGGCTGGCCCGCGACACCGAGGCCACCATCGCCCAGGCACGGGCGCTGTGGGAGGCGGTGGACCGACCCAATCTGTTCGTCAAGATCCCGGCCACCGTCGAGGGCCTGGCAGCGATCACGGCCGTGATCGCCCAGGGCATCAGCGTCAACGTCACGCTGATCTTCTCCCTGGACCGCTACCGCCAGGTCATGGACGCCTACATGAACGGCCTGGAGCAGGCCAGGGAGGCGGGCCACGACCTCACCGCCATCCACTCGGTCGCCTCGTTCTTCGTCTCCCGGGTGGACACCGAGGTCGACGCCCGGCTCGACGCCCTGGCCACCCCGGAGGCCCTGGCCCTCAAGGGCCAGGCAGCGGTGGCCAATGCCCGCCTGGCCTACGAGGCGTTCGAGCAGACCACTGCGCAGCCGCGCTGGCAGGCGCTCGCTGCGGCCGGAGCCCGCCCGCAGCGCCCGTTGTGGGCCTCCACCGGCGTCAAGAACCCCGCCTACCCGGACACCATGTACGTCAGCGACCTGGTCGCGCCCGGCACGGTCAACACCATGCCCGGCTCCACCCTGGCCGCCTTCGCCGACCACGGGCCCGCCGTCAGCGACACCATCCAGGGCAGCTACCCCGCCGCCCGGGCCCACCTGGCGGCCCTGGCCGACCTCGGCATCGACTTCGATGACGTCACCGAGACCTTGGAGCGCGAGGGCGTGACCAAGTTCGACACGAGCTGGAGCGAACTGGGCGACACCGTCTCCCGCGAACTGCACCGCACGGCACGCTGA
- a CDS encoding STAS domain-containing protein produces MPLPSTRGQPPGLLAQRGDGEHGTVITLVGELDLDTTALFLGMVETCLDSGVRTIGVDLSGLAFCDVCGLNAFLVAAQASTAAGGHLRLEHPNLSVMRLVIVTGTGAVLLSPTGSAPAGPVPADPADDPWAATWSGPEPDAP; encoded by the coding sequence TTGCCCCTTCCGTCCACCCGGGGGCAGCCCCCGGGGCTGCTGGCGCAGCGCGGTGACGGTGAGCACGGTACGGTGATCACCCTGGTCGGGGAGCTCGACCTGGACACCACCGCCCTCTTCCTGGGGATGGTCGAGACCTGCCTGGACTCGGGGGTACGTACCATCGGCGTCGACCTGTCCGGCCTCGCCTTCTGCGACGTCTGCGGTCTGAACGCCTTCCTCGTCGCCGCCCAGGCGTCGACCGCCGCCGGGGGGCACCTGCGGCTGGAGCACCCGAACCTGTCGGTCATGCGGCTGGTCATCGTCACCGGTACCGGCGCCGTGCTCCTCTCCCCGACGGGGTCGGCACCTGCCGGTCCGGTGCCCGCAGATCCGGCCGACGACCCTTGGGCAGCGACCTGGAGCGGCCCGGAACCGGACGCCCCTTGA
- a CDS encoding ANTAR domain-containing protein, with protein sequence MISDSMAEVLRLLQLDDGFDTAAHLAARAAEALGVDGLTMSLATGGERAELVWCSDEAAARFEDLQFTLGEGPGPEAARSGETVLVPDLSQVRHQRWPALGVEAAGLAVRAVFCFPMGIGAIRAGVLTAVRRIPGPLTDGQLGDAQILALSLTARALGEDPRPAGALPDGPAHALLHAVVHQATGMVSVQLAVPLPQALLRLRAHAYSSGRSLTDISQDVVARRLRLDNNGNGNGTPVPVADKD encoded by the coding sequence TTGATCAGCGACAGCATGGCCGAGGTGCTGCGGCTGCTCCAGCTCGACGACGGGTTCGACACCGCAGCGCACCTCGCCGCGCGCGCCGCCGAAGCCCTGGGGGTGGACGGGCTGACGATGTCCCTGGCCACCGGCGGTGAGCGGGCGGAGCTGGTGTGGTGCTCCGACGAGGCGGCGGCCCGGTTCGAGGACCTGCAGTTCACCCTCGGCGAGGGCCCCGGCCCCGAGGCCGCGCGCAGCGGCGAGACGGTGCTGGTGCCGGACCTGTCCCAGGTGCGGCACCAGCGCTGGCCCGCCCTGGGCGTGGAGGCTGCGGGCCTGGCGGTCCGCGCGGTGTTCTGCTTCCCGATGGGGATCGGCGCGATCCGGGCGGGTGTGCTCACCGCGGTGCGCCGGATCCCGGGCCCGCTGACCGACGGGCAGCTCGGCGACGCGCAGATCCTGGCGCTCTCGTTGACCGCGCGCGCCCTGGGGGAGGACCCGCGCCCGGCCGGAGCCCTTCCGGACGGCCCCGCGCACGCCCTGCTGCACGCCGTCGTCCACCAGGCCACCGGTATGGTCAGCGTCCAGCTCGCGGTGCCCCTGCCCCAGGCCCTGCTGCGGCTGCGCGCGCATGCTTACAGCAGCGGCCGATCGCTCACCGACATCTCCCAGGATGTGGTCGCGCGGCGGCTGCGCCTGGACAACAACGGCAACGGCAACGGCACACCGGTGCCCGTGGCAGACAAGGACTGA